One window from the genome of Elaeis guineensis isolate ETL-2024a chromosome 5, EG11, whole genome shotgun sequence encodes:
- the LOC105045970 gene encoding MACPF domain-containing protein CAD1, translating to MEEHAALRTIQSSIQALGRGFDVNYDTRLLYCKGVAGSRLVEVDEEHTRDLGVSHSLIVPNVSRDVRCSCVSGGRESNGACGFYEMAEYFNRKADLLGNCPIGSFNSAFSFTGSKKVDAASTKSLAMEGMFIPLCKVYLVKQPLSLQGEVRHAVPLSWEPLSLARFIENYGTHVITSITIGGKDVIYVKQHSSSPLSSMEIKNYIQDIGDQRFSETGRHTSSGPLKLKDKAVDPFVFNSQGIYPQPPSAPYLTAKEDVTVIFRRRGGDDLVQSYTNWARTVCSAPDVIEMTFNPITSLLESIPGRDHLTRAINLYLEYKPPIEELRYFLEFQVPRIWAPVRNELPGHQRKEPVCPHLQFSIMGPKLHVSQEQVSVGRKPVIGLRLCLEGAKQNRLCIQVQHLASLPKILLPYWDTHIAIGAPKWQGPEEQDSRWFEPVKWRNFSHICTAPIEHNETFLGDISGVYIVTGAQLGVWDFGTKNVLYMKLLYSKVPGCTIRRSLWDHNPAGPNNKSKRLSAGDSKDSGDSSSGSSDSGKLMKLVDMSEMCKGPDDIPAHWLVTGGKLGVEKGKIVLRVKYSLLNY from the exons ATGGAGGAGCATGCTGCTCTTCGCACTATTCAGAGTTCAATCCAGGCTCTGGGGAGGGGTTTTGATGTTAACTATGACACACGGTTGCTCTACTGCAAGGGGGTTGCCGGGTCGAGGCTTGTTGAGGTCGATGAGGAGCATACGAGAGATCTGGGGGTGTCTCACAGTCTGATCGTGCCCAATGTGTCGAGAGATGTTAGGTGCTCGTGCGTGAGCGGCGGTCGGGAGAGCAACGGTGCTTGCGGGTTCTATGAG ATGGCAGAATATTTTAACAGAAAAGCTGATCTGCTGGGAAATTGtcccataggaagcttcaattctGCATTCAGCTTTACTGGATCAAAGAAAGTTGATGCTGCATCTACAAAAAGCCTTGCAATGGAAGGGATGTTCATCCCTTTATGTAAGGTTTACTTGGTAAAACAACCTCTATCATTACAAGGAGAGGTGAGGCATGCTGTGCCACTTTCATGGGAACCGTTGTCATTAGCAAG ATTTATTGAGAATTATGGGACTCATGTCATCACATCCATTACTATTGGCGGTAAGGATGTGATTTATGTCAAGCAGCACAGTTCGTCACCCTTATCATCAATGGAAATAAAGAACTATATCCAGGACATTGGAGACCAAAGGTTCTCAGAAACTGGAAGGCATACAAGTTCAGGTCCATTGAAACTGAAGGATAAG GCTGTAGATCCTTTTGTGTTCAACAGTCAAGGAATATACCCGCAACCACCCAGTGCTCCATATCTTACTGCAAAGGAG GATGTTACTGTCATTTTCAGAAGAAGGGGCGGAGATGATCTTGTCCAAAGCTACACCAACTGGGCAAGAACTGTCTGTTCAGCTCCGGATGTTATTGAAATGACTTTCAATCCGATCACTTCTCTTCTTGAAAGCATCCCTGGGAGGGACCATCTAACGCGGGCTATCAATCTTTATCTGGAGT ATAAGCCTCCAATCGAAGAGCTACGGTATTTTCTAGAGTTTCAGGTCCCCAGAATTTGGGCCCCAGTTCGAAACGAACTTCCAGGCCATCAAAGAAAAGAGCCAGTCTGCCCACATTTGCAGTTCAGTATTATGGGGCCAAAGCTTCATGTCAGCCAAGAGCAG GTATCCGTTGGTCGTAAGCCTGTCATTGGCCTACGATTGTGCTTGGAAGGAGCCAAGCAGAACCGGCTATGTATTCAGGTCCAGCACTTGGCGTCTCTTCCAAAGATACTTCTACCTTATTGGGACACTCATATTGCCATAGGTGCACCAAAGTGGCAGGGACCTGAGGAGCAAGATAGCCGGTGGTTTGAGCCTGTGAAGTGGAGGAACTTCTCTCACATCTGTACAGCGCCAATTGAGCACAATGAGACTTTTCTTGGTGACATCTCTGGTGTGTATATAGTCACTGGAGCGCAGCTTGGAGTTTGGGACTTCGGAACAAAGAATGTGTTGTACATGAAACTTCTCTATTCTAAGGTACCTGGATGCACCATAAGAAGATCCTTGTGGGACCACAATCCAGCAGGCCCAAACAACAAATCAAAGAGACTGTCTGCGGGAGATTCTAAGGACTCAGGTGACTCAAGTTCAGGCTCAAGCGATTCGGGGAAACTTATGAAGCTAGTCGATATGTCGGAGATGTGCAAAGGCCCGGATGATATACCAGCGCACTGGTTGGTGACTGGTGGAAAGCTTGGAGTCGAGAAAGGGAAGATTGTCTTGAGAGTAAAGTATTCATTGTTGAATTACTAA